A genomic segment from Chrysemys picta bellii isolate R12L10 chromosome 11, ASM1138683v2, whole genome shotgun sequence encodes:
- the LOC135974105 gene encoding ATP-binding cassette sub-family B member 6-like, translating into MVVLGSYCPGNGTISQPWTQQGFSPCFYFTLVPTVLLSVCLLLGALQYACYARFGRAMEPKHIPRSRLYHGQVLLSLLLAVQPLGALLWQALDAGPLYGYALLYGCLSAVGWGCALGLLQLEHTRVLAQDRTRGHGTVLLLFWALAFAAENLALVSWRSPLWWWSLGDAPQKVGRGARHGGLEEPRVGGLGLLLGAPQSLFG; encoded by the coding sequence ATGGTGGTGCTGGGGAGTTACTGCCCGGGGAATGGCACCATCTCCCAGCCATGGACGCAGCAGGGGTTCTCCCCCTGCTTTTACTTCACGCTGGTGCCCACGGTGCTGCTGAGCGTCTGCCTTCTGCTGGGCGCCCTGCAGTACGCCTGCTACGCCCGCTTCGGCCGCGCCATGGAGCCCAAGCACATCCCCCGCTCGCGCCTCTACCACGGGCAGGTGCTGCtctcgctgctgctggcggtgcaGCCCCTCGGCGCCCTCCTGTGGCAGGCGCTGGACGCGGGCCCGCTGTACGGCTACGCGCTGCTGTACGGCTGCCTCTCGGCCGTGGGCTGGGGCTGCGCCCTCGGCCTCCTGCAGCTGGAGCACACCCGGGTGCTGGCGCAGGACAGGACCAGAGGCCACGGCACCGTCCTGCTGCTCTTCTGGGCGCTGGCCTTTGCCGCCGAGAACCTGGCCCTGGTGTCCTGGAGGAGCCCCCTCTGGTGGTGGTCGCTGGGAGACGCCCCTCAGAAGGTAGGTCGGGGGGCGAGGCATGGAGGGTTGGAggagcccagagtggggggcttggggctgttgctgggtgCACCCCAGTCCCTCTTTGGGTAG